TTTGGCATTATTAAGCTATGATAACCATCCAATATCTGAAGCCCTCGAGCTTACGACAATGGATTTGCCTATTGTCGAAATGGGCAGGCGTTCCTTTCAGCTTTTTCAGCAGCTGCAAGACAAGAAACAGGAAATGCCAATTGAACTGAAGGCCAAGCTTGTCGTTCGTTCAACTGTATAGAAAAAGAGGTCCATATCGGACCTCTTTTTTATAGGAACAGATTCAAAACATAATAACATAATGCTGCAACAGTTGCGGAAATCGGAAGAGTGATTACCCAAGTGATCAGCATTCTTTGAGCTGTACCCCATTTTACTCCTTTAAGACGGTGTGATGCACCTACCCCAAGAATAGAAGAGGAGATAACATGTGTTGTGCTGACTGGCAGGTGGATGTATGTCGCTCCAAAGATAATCATCGCACCAGTAATGTCTGCTGCAACCCCGTTTACAGGACGGATTTTCATAATGTTTCCGCCGACAGTTTTGATGATTCTCCATCCGCCGACAGATGTTCCTAGACCCATTGCTGCCGCACAGGCGAATTGAACCCAATGTGGGATATCGCTTGTTGTTAAATAGCCGTTAGCAATAAGAGCCATTGTGATGATACCCATTGCTTTTTGAGCATCGTTCGTACCATGTGTATATGATTGCAATGCCGCAGTGAAGATTTGGAAAATCCTAAATCTGCGGTTCGTTTTTGTTAAGTTAAGATCCTTAAAGAAGATCTTGAATAATGTATAGACAATATAACCCATTACAAAAGCGATAATTGGCGAAAGAATCAGGGCTTGAATAATTTTCATAAATCCATTATAGTTAAGGGCTTCAAAGCCAGATGCGGCAATCGCTGCACCAGCGATGGAACCGATAATTGCATGGGAGGAACTGCTTGGTATTCCGAAGTACCATGTCAATAGATTCCAGAAAATCGCAGCGATTAAAGCTGCCAATATTACAGTCGAACCATTTTCTAATTGGAAAGGATCTACAATATCCTTCGTGATAGTCTTTGCTACACCAGTGAATGTCATCGCACCAACGAAGTTCATTATTGCCGCCATGATGATGGCATGCTTTGGCTTTAACGCTTTTGTCGATACAGAAGTCGCAATTGCGTTTGCTGTATCATGGAAGCCATTGATAAAATCAAAAGCCAATGCAAAAAAGACAATCAAAATTGTTATAAATAAAATCATATCCATTTTTGTTAGGACTCCTTACGCATTCTTCATAATGATGCTTTCAAGTGTGTTGGCAACATTTTGGCAGTAGTCAGCAATGTCTTCTAAGTTTTCGTAGATTTCTTTGTATTGAATGATGCGAATTGGATCTTTTTCTACTGAGAACAAATGCTTAATTGATTGGCGAAGGATGCCGTCACATTTTGATTCTGTATCTTTAATACGAATTGCATATTCTCTGATTTTTGGAAGTTTTTTCGTTGATAGAAGTTCAACTGATTTTTGAATTTCTACTCCACAGCTTTTAATTGCTTCAACAAAACGAATCATGAATTCGTCAGCTGTTGTGATATTGTACATCTCAAACAAAGCAGCACAATGCTCAAGTCCGTCAAGAACATCATCCATGCTCATAGAAAGTGCAAGAATATCTTCCCTTTCAATAGGAGTGATGAAAGCTTTATTTAACTCAGTAATTACATCATGGATGTATGTATCACCTTTTGTTTCAATTTCTTTCATGGTTTCGGAAAACGTTTTTAAGTCGCTTACGTTAGTGATTTTGTAATCTGCGAAATAGTCAGCGCCTTCCTTTAAGTTCGTTGCAATATTATTTAAAAGTACAGCGAATTTATCTTGTTTTTTGAAAACCATAATTGTTACCCCCGATTTAATTTAGACCCCAAAATAGTCAAGCCTTACATAGTTTATAGGAAAATTGTCGAATCTTAAAGTATTTAGACGAAAAATTTACAAAAACTTAATAATTGGTTTACAAAAAATATAAATTGGAACCTTATGTTATTTACATTCTTTATACTGTATTTACAAATCTTTTCTTTGTTTTACTGTTATTGTTAAACATTAAGCTTGTCACAATACCTCTGATATGGAATAGAATATATGATTTAATATTTGCCATTGGAGTGAGTGATATGTTGGAAAATGATATGATATTTATTAGGAAAACAACTGAAGAGGATTTACCGTATATTTTGAGAACAGAAAGTGATTCGGAAAACTCTCCGTTTATCCAGCAATGGACAGTCGATGAGCATATAGATGCAATCGTGCAGGATCAAAACCTTCTTCATTTAACTGTTATTAGTAAAGATTTAGAGGTGCCTGTCGGTTATTTATTAGTCAATGGCTTACTAAACGAAAACAACAGCATAGAATTGAAAAGAACCGCTTTTTCTCATAAAGGGAGAGGTTATGGAAGACAAATGCTGCTGTTACTTAAAAGTTGGGCATTTACTCAGCAAAATGCGAACAGACTGTGGCTTGATGTGGTGGAACATAACAAAAGGGCCAAGGATTTATATAAATCAGCAGGATTTCACGTAGAGGGGCTGCAGCGGGAAGCCGTCAAAATTATGGGGCGGTATGAGTCCATTTATTTAATGTCTATTTTGAAGGAAGAATATGATAACGGCTTATAAGGGGGATATAATGGCAAAGACAGTTCTAGTAACAGGAGCGAGCAGCGGTTTCGGATTCATCACAGCATTAGAGTTTGCTAAAGAGGGTTATGAAGTCATTGCAGCAGTTCGTAATAGGCAAAAAGGGGCCAAGCTAATAGAAGTAGCGAAGAAATTGGAGGTGCATGAACGAATTGCCTTGGAAATACTTGACGTTACGTGCACAGAATCCATTACAGCATTGAAGGAAAAGGTCGAAGCACAGGGGAAGCTTGATATTCTTGTTAATAATGCTGGTTTTGCGGGGGCAGGCTTCGCAGAGGAAATTTCGCTGCAAGAGTACAAGGAACAAATGGAAACAAACTTTTTTGGTGCTATTGCTGTAACGCAAGCTTTTCTTCCAATGATGAGAAGCAACAGATACGGTAAAATAATCATGATGAGCAGCATAAGCGGCAAAATTGGTTTCCCTGGCTTAAGTCCGTATGTATCCTCAAAGTTTGCCCTGGAAGGCTGGAGTGAGTCGCTTAGACTAGAACTCCTTCCTTTTTCGATATATGTCACATTAGTAGAGCCTGGTTCTTATAAAACAAATATTTGGACTGAGGGGAAAAAAATTACAGAAAAATCGCAGCTCGCAAGCTCCCCGTACGCCAGTCAGCTGGAAAGTGTTGAGGCTTATTTAAAACAGGGAGAACATAAGTATGGAGATCCACTGGAGGTTGCCCGTAAAATCGTTGTGATAGCAGAAACGAAAAAGCCAAAACTGAGGTATCGTCTTGGAAAAGGTGTGGGAATGACTATCTTCCTAAAAGAGCATCTGCCTTGGAAATGGTGGGAAAAAACAGTTCTATATATGTTGCGAAAATAATACATATAGGTAGTAACTAACTTAATGCAGCAATCATAATTGCTGCAACCATTTTTATGTCTTCATTCTTTTGGAGGTGTCTATGAATATCCATCATAATTTGAAACTGCATAATGGGATAGAAATGCCTCTTATCGGTCTTGGCACTTATAATCTTGGAGGTGGCAGGCCGACAGTGGAAACGGTCAAGGCAGCACTTGATCTTGGGTTTCGGTCAATTGACACTGCTTCCTTCTATAATAATGAACTAGAGGTTGGTGAAGGAATAAAAGAAAGCGCTGTCTTTAGGAAGGACGTTTTTGTAACAACGAAGCTCTGGAATGATGAGCATGGTTATGATGCTGCGTTAAGAGCTTTTGAAGCTAGTTTGCGAAGACTGGATATGGACTATGTAGATTTATATTTAATACATTGGCCTGGCAAGGATAAATATATCGAGACTTGGAAAGCCTTTGAGCGTTTGTATGGAGAAGGGGTTGTTAAGGCGATTGGCGTCAGTAATTTTCAAGAACATCATCTAAGCAAGCTTTTCTCCACCTGTAATGAAAAGCCGGCTGTAAATCAAATAGAATTGCATCCCCGCCTTACTCAGGAGAAATTAAGAGAATACTGCAAGAAGCTAAATATTAAAGTGGAAGCTTGGTCACCACTGGCCAACGGCAGGCTGCTGAACGAACCGACAATCAATTATATTGCCAAAAAACATGGCAGGACACCAGCGCAAATTATATTAAGATGGCATGTTCAAAATGACATCATTGTCATACCAAAAACATCCTCGATAAAGCGCCTTGCAGAAAACGGAAATATTTTTGATTTTCGCTTAAGCATGGAAGAAATGAATTTAATTGACAGCCTAAATATGAATGAACGAATTGGCCAAGATCCAGATAAAATGATTTTTTAATCTAAAGTATATAAGAAGGTGCAAGCTGTTTTGACGGCTTGCACCTTCTTGTTATACTGCTAGGTTTAAAAATAAAAACATGTGGTAAATATAGAGTACAAGCAGATAGCATAAAAGAATTACAAACAAGCTGCAGCTAATGTTACCTTGCTATCGCAATTTTTACTTAACAAAATGGAACTAAAAGGAGTGTTTAAGATGGGCTTTATTTGGTCTTTAATTATAGGTGGTATTATCGGTTGGCTTGCAGGGCTGATTGTCGGGAAGGATATTCCAGGAGGAATTATCGGTAACATTATCGCCGGATTTGTCGGTGCATGGTTAGGGTCATTAATTCTAGGAGATTGGGGTCCAACACTTGCTGACTTCGCTATCATTCCAAGTATCATTGGAGCAGTAATTCTAGTGTTTGTTTTAAGCTTTATTTTGAGAAAGATGCGCAAAACAGCGTAAATATAACTAAAAAACGGGATAAAGGCAGAGTGCCTTTATCCCGTTTTTTTATTCTCCGAGCAGCGTAAGTGCATTTTCAGGAAATACTGGCGGATCATCAAGGAAAGGAGCATATACTGTTAAGCTTTCCCCTGTAATCGGATGTGTCAGCTCAAGCCTTGCTGCATGCAAAGCCTGCCTGCTATACACAGGTGTTCCGCCGTACAGAATATCTCCTGCAAGAGGATGGCCGATGGAACTTAAGTGGACGCGGATTTGATGCGTTCTGCCAGTATCCAGACTGCAGGAAACTAATGATAAATCTTTTTCAGGAAAATAAGCAAGCTTTCTGTAGTTGGTGACAGCGGCTTGTCCATTTTCTGAGATCCTTCTTCTTGTAGCATGATGACGGTCTTTACCAATTGGCTTGTCAATCTTGCCTTTTTTTCCTTTAACATATCCGTGAACAAGAGCTAAATAGGTTCTTTTTATTTTCCGTTCCCGCAAAGCATAATCTAACATATTTCCAATTAGTTCATGCTTGGCAAATAATATACAGCCTGTTGTATTCCGATCTAGTCGATGAATATGTTTAAGCTGTCGTTCCTCTCCATTCATTAACAAATGAAATGCTGCCCCGTTTGTAAGGGAGGAAACATCTTCTAAGGAATTAGGATGGGTATCTATCTCTGCAGGTTTATTTATGATTAATAAGAAGTCATCTTCATACACAATGTTTAGCTCCATATAGGTAGGTTCTATATTAGCAGACTGCGAATCAAACATCTTAATGGATAACGTATCACCAGTAGTTAATGTTGTGAGCCAATTTGTGATTATTTTATTGTTCAGCATTACTTTTTTTTGCATCTTGAAAAGATGCACTTGTTTTTTAGATGCAAGCATTACCGTGCGGAATAAGTCCTCAAGAGACATATTCTTCCATTTAGCAGGTATAGCCAGCTGCATCCATTCTCCTTTTCTTTCGAAATGCATAATTAAACCTCCATTAGTGCTGGTTTTGGCAATTATTAATAATCTTGCATAACCCATCATATCATGGTTTTAATTACCACGGAAAACTGGATGTGGTCTATGTTATTCTATTGATAATACTTTATGTATATTTTTAAAGAGGGTGGTAAAATCCAATGAAGGTAGCTTATGCTTCAACACCTGCACAGGAAGAGCAAATAAACGAACTTATACAAACTTTTTATACGTCCATTTTCCCCGACTTTTTTTCTGACGATGAAATTAACAAGTTCTCACGTTTGAATGTACTGCGTTTAACACAAGAGCAAGCCTATATGCTTAGCACCCTAAAAAACTCCTACCAAGTTATAGCAGCATTGCAGACCATTATTTCTATCGTCGAGAATGCGGAAGAAAGTGACCAATATGATTCATTATTCGAAAAGAATGTCGAGATTTTAGATGAGTTCGAGTTATTTTTCCCTTTCCGTCTGGATAATTTCACAAAAAAAGATAAAAGCCTAAGTATTTATGTAGAGGCAGCCAATGAACATTTAATATA
This DNA window, taken from Niallia sp. Man26, encodes the following:
- a CDS encoding inorganic phosphate transporter, giving the protein MDMILFITILIVFFALAFDFINGFHDTANAIATSVSTKALKPKHAIIMAAIMNFVGAMTFTGVAKTITKDIVDPFQLENGSTVILAALIAAIFWNLLTWYFGIPSSSSHAIIGSIAGAAIAASGFEALNYNGFMKIIQALILSPIIAFVMGYIVYTLFKIFFKDLNLTKTNRRFRIFQIFTAALQSYTHGTNDAQKAMGIITMALIANGYLTTSDIPHWVQFACAAAMGLGTSVGGWRIIKTVGGNIMKIRPVNGVAADITGAMIIFGATYIHLPVSTTHVISSSILGVGASHRLKGVKWGTAQRMLITWVITLPISATVAALCYYVLNLFL
- a CDS encoding DUF47 domain-containing protein, whose amino-acid sequence is MVFKKQDKFAVLLNNIATNLKEGADYFADYKITNVSDLKTFSETMKEIETKGDTYIHDVITELNKAFITPIEREDILALSMSMDDVLDGLEHCAALFEMYNITTADEFMIRFVEAIKSCGVEIQKSVELLSTKKLPKIREYAIRIKDTESKCDGILRQSIKHLFSVEKDPIRIIQYKEIYENLEDIADYCQNVANTLESIIMKNA
- a CDS encoding GNAT family protein, yielding MLENDMIFIRKTTEEDLPYILRTESDSENSPFIQQWTVDEHIDAIVQDQNLLHLTVISKDLEVPVGYLLVNGLLNENNSIELKRTAFSHKGRGYGRQMLLLLKSWAFTQQNANRLWLDVVEHNKRAKDLYKSAGFHVEGLQREAVKIMGRYESIYLMSILKEEYDNGL
- a CDS encoding SDR family oxidoreductase — protein: MAKTVLVTGASSGFGFITALEFAKEGYEVIAAVRNRQKGAKLIEVAKKLEVHERIALEILDVTCTESITALKEKVEAQGKLDILVNNAGFAGAGFAEEISLQEYKEQMETNFFGAIAVTQAFLPMMRSNRYGKIIMMSSISGKIGFPGLSPYVSSKFALEGWSESLRLELLPFSIYVTLVEPGSYKTNIWTEGKKITEKSQLASSPYASQLESVEAYLKQGEHKYGDPLEVARKIVVIAETKKPKLRYRLGKGVGMTIFLKEHLPWKWWEKTVLYMLRK
- a CDS encoding aldo/keto reductase yields the protein MNIHHNLKLHNGIEMPLIGLGTYNLGGGRPTVETVKAALDLGFRSIDTASFYNNELEVGEGIKESAVFRKDVFVTTKLWNDEHGYDAALRAFEASLRRLDMDYVDLYLIHWPGKDKYIETWKAFERLYGEGVVKAIGVSNFQEHHLSKLFSTCNEKPAVNQIELHPRLTQEKLREYCKKLNIKVEAWSPLANGRLLNEPTINYIAKKHGRTPAQIILRWHVQNDIIVIPKTSSIKRLAENGNIFDFRLSMEEMNLIDSLNMNERIGQDPDKMIF
- a CDS encoding GlsB/YeaQ/YmgE family stress response membrane protein, with protein sequence MGFIWSLIIGGIIGWLAGLIVGKDIPGGIIGNIIAGFVGAWLGSLILGDWGPTLADFAIIPSIIGAVILVFVLSFILRKMRKTA
- a CDS encoding RluA family pseudouridine synthase — protein: MHFERKGEWMQLAIPAKWKNMSLEDLFRTVMLASKKQVHLFKMQKKVMLNNKIITNWLTTLTTGDTLSIKMFDSQSANIEPTYMELNIVYEDDFLLIINKPAEIDTHPNSLEDVSSLTNGAAFHLLMNGEERQLKHIHRLDRNTTGCILFAKHELIGNMLDYALRERKIKRTYLALVHGYVKGKKGKIDKPIGKDRHHATRRRISENGQAAVTNYRKLAYFPEKDLSLVSCSLDTGRTHQIRVHLSSIGHPLAGDILYGGTPVYSRQALHAARLELTHPITGESLTVYAPFLDDPPVFPENALTLLGE
- a CDS encoding DUF5365 family protein codes for the protein MKVAYASTPAQEEQINELIQTFYTSIFPDFFSDDEINKFSRLNVLRLTQEQAYMLSTLKNSYQVIAALQTIISIVENAEESDQYDSLFEKNVEILDEFELFFPFRLDNFTKKDKSLSIYVEAANEHLI